Proteins from a single region of Rhea pennata isolate bPtePen1 chromosome 4, bPtePen1.pri, whole genome shotgun sequence:
- the LOC134140123 gene encoding maestro heat-like repeat-containing protein family member 1 — METLTARPVETQIPERHDTHLRPLGLHSTEAVGPIDDGILGDHLADAPAVSSATPGRPRGRPLPPYRWSRPRGSRSPRTPRRPARSSRCGDTRVTARLLTPQALLARLLVVAAAPHTSGGCGIAALRLLQALSTEIHGAVGMVWAVKIPFLLEHLAERSESSLDSAEWEHLLLKFLRTSLETIESQAWTMAFSFELNQQAGSYCRLSREQAFLYKAVGVSLAACQHVPYVREEIRKYFFQTNYLEASEREAMISVVAGSAESHFPLALEVVHEFGATMEERPVSGAFRRLKEYHQGKRAGTHTALVLAYGRMALCAPREQLLARVESDVVGPILRHYRASCQVLGFTFSTKVSAAQRGLASCPSRTPSLLRACRTGAPQATGPGSSGGR, encoded by the exons ATGGAGACCCTTACGGCCCGGCCTGTGGAGACACAGATCCCTGAGCGGCATGACACTCACCTGCGGCCGCTCGGTCTGCACTCGACGGAGGCAGTCGGCCCCATAGATGACGGTATTCTCGGGGATCACCTC GCAGACGCGCCAGCTGTCAGCAGCGCCAcgccgggccgcccgcggggccgccccttACCGCCTTACCGATGGTCACGTCCCCGCGGATCTCGCTCTCCACGCACACCACGGCGCCCGGCGCGATCTTCACGCTGCGGGGACACGCGCGTCACAG CCAGGCTGCTGACGCCGCAGGCCCTGCTGGCTCGCCTGCTG GTGGTGGCAGCGGCTCCTCACACCAGCGGCGGCTGCGGCATCGCTGCCCTGCGGCTGCTGCAGGCCTTGTCCACGGAGATCCACGGCGCCGTGGGCATGGTGTGGGCTGTGAAGATCCCCTTCCTGCTGGAGCACCTGGCAG AGAGAAGCGAGAGCTCCCTGGACTCTGCCGAGTGGGAGCATCTTCTGCTTAAG TTCCTGAGGACGTCGCTGGAGACCATCGAGAGCCAGGCCTGGACCATGGCCTTCAGCTTCGAGCTGAACCAGCAGGCGGGCAGCTACTGCCGGCTCTCCCGGGAGCAG GCCTTCCTCTACAAGGCTGTCGGGGTGTCCCTGGCAGCCTGTCAGCACGTCCCCTACGTCCGCGAGGAAATCCGGAAGTACTTCTTCCAGACAAACTATTTGGAGGCGTCTGAGAGAGAG GCAATGATTTCTGTTGTCGCCGGCTCTGCTGAGAGCCACTTCCCCCTCGCCTTGGAGGTGGTGCACGAGTTCGGGGCTACAATGGAGGAAAGACCAGTGTCCGGGGCTTTCAGACGCCTCAAG GAATACCACCAGGGGAAGAGAGCGGGGACGCACACGGCGCTGGTGCTGGCCTACGGCCGGATGGCGCTCTGCGCCCCCCGGGAGCAGCTCCTGGCCCGCGTCGAGAGCGACGTCGTGGGGCCCATCCTGCGGCACTACCGCGCCAGCTGCCAG GTTCTGGGCTTCACCTTCTCCACCAAGGTAAGTGCTGCCCAACGGGGCCTCGCTTCCTGCCCTTCCCGCACACCTTCCCTACTGCGGGCGTGCAGGACCGGCGCTCCCCAGGCCACGGGCCCGGGCTCTTCTGGCGGTAGGTAG
- the DCTN6 gene encoding dynactin subunit 6 yields the protein MADKGQKSVKIAPGAVVCVESEIRGDVTIGPRTVIHPKARIIAEAGPIVIGEGNLIEEQAFIINGYPENITPETEEVEPKPMVIGTNNVFEVGCYSQAMKVGDNNVIESKAFVGRNVILTSGCIIGACCNINTYEVIPENTVIYGADCLRRVQTERPQPQTLQLDFLMKILPNYHHLKKTMKATSTPVKS from the exons ATGGCGGACAAGGGGCAGAAGAG CGTGAAGATCGCGCCGGGCGCCGTGGTGTGCGTGGAGAGCGAGATCCGCGGGGACGTGACCATCG GGCCGCGGACGGTGATCCACCCCAAGGCGCGGATCATCGCAGAAGCGGGGCCCATCGTGATCGGCGAAGGCAACCTCATAGAAGAACAGGCATTCATCATAAACGG GTATCCAGAGAATATCACCCCAGAAACTGAAGAGGTAGAACCAAAACCAATGGTCATTGGCACTAACAATGTTTTTGAAGTTGGGTGCT ATTCACAGGCAATGAAAGTGGGAGATAACAATGTCATTGAATCAAAAG CGTTTGTTGGCAGGAACGTGATTCTGACAAGCGGCTGCATCATCGGGGCCTGCTGTAACATCAACACCTACGAGGTGATCCCCGAGAATACCGTCATCTATGGGGCCGACTGCCTCCGTCGAGTGCAGACCGAGCGGCCGCAG CCCCAAACACTGCAGTTGGATTTCCTGATGAAGATCTTGCCAAATTACCATCATCTGAAGAAGACCATGAAGGCCACATCCACTCCTGTTAAGAGCTGA